One window of the Anaeromyxobacter dehalogenans 2CP-C genome contains the following:
- a CDS encoding M2 family metallopeptidase, producing the protein MTTLPVLQLAAVLLAAAPSAPAAPPQAAAAAKPTAADAKAFVGEANAELKKLWIRWSTAEWIKSTYITDDTERNAAALNEDQMAYLTDAIRGAVRFQGVGADPDTERMLMLLRIASPLPAPSDAAQRAELAQLAAKLEGMYGKGKWCGAPGSAARGAEKCRDLQDLEQVMAKSRDYDALLDAWTGWHTISRDMRPLYERMVTISNAGAREIGFRDLGDLWRSGYDMPPDAFEADTDRLWAQVKPFYEELHCYVRSKLQRAYGKARVPDGKPIPAHLLGNMWAQDWANLYPLVEPYHGQPSLDVDAALRRQKTDPIKMVKLGEAFFTSLGFEPLPKTFWERSQFTKPRDRDVVCHASAWDVTYSADLRIKMCIRPTEEDLVTIHHELGHNFYQRAYVHLPVLFQNGANDGFHEAIGDAIALSITPGYLKQVGLIQTVPKDEKGVVNVQMKRALEKVAFLPFGKLIDQWRWDVFSGKTPPSRYNAAWWELRRKYQGVDAPVSRSEADFDPGAKYHVPANVPYTRYFLAHVYQFQFHKALCEAAGWKGPLHECSIYGSKAAGKKLEAMLAMGASKPWPDAYEALTGSRQADASAMLEYFAPLRAWLRKQTAGQSCGW; encoded by the coding sequence ATGACGACACTCCCGGTCTTGCAGCTCGCAGCCGTCCTCCTCGCCGCCGCGCCCTCCGCGCCGGCGGCCCCCCCGCAGGCCGCAGCCGCCGCGAAGCCCACCGCCGCCGACGCGAAGGCGTTCGTGGGCGAGGCCAACGCGGAGCTCAAGAAGCTCTGGATCCGCTGGTCCACCGCGGAGTGGATCAAGTCCACGTACATCACCGACGACACCGAGCGGAACGCCGCGGCCCTCAACGAGGACCAGATGGCGTACCTGACCGACGCCATCCGCGGCGCGGTCCGGTTCCAGGGCGTCGGCGCCGACCCGGACACCGAGCGCATGCTGATGCTGCTGCGCATCGCCTCGCCGCTGCCGGCGCCGAGCGACGCCGCGCAGCGCGCCGAGCTGGCGCAGCTGGCGGCGAAGCTCGAGGGCATGTACGGCAAGGGCAAGTGGTGCGGCGCGCCCGGCAGCGCGGCGCGCGGGGCAGAGAAGTGCCGCGACCTGCAGGACCTCGAGCAGGTGATGGCGAAGAGCCGCGACTACGACGCGCTGCTCGACGCCTGGACCGGCTGGCACACCATCTCGCGCGACATGCGTCCGCTCTACGAGCGGATGGTGACGATCTCCAACGCGGGCGCGCGCGAGATCGGCTTCCGCGATCTCGGCGACCTGTGGCGCAGCGGCTACGACATGCCGCCGGACGCGTTCGAGGCCGACACCGACCGGCTCTGGGCGCAGGTGAAGCCGTTCTACGAGGAGCTGCACTGCTACGTCCGCAGCAAGCTGCAGCGGGCGTACGGCAAGGCGCGGGTGCCGGACGGCAAGCCCATCCCGGCGCACCTGCTCGGCAACATGTGGGCGCAGGACTGGGCCAACCTCTACCCGCTGGTCGAGCCGTACCACGGGCAGCCGTCGCTCGACGTGGACGCGGCGCTGCGCCGGCAGAAGACGGACCCGATCAAGATGGTGAAGCTGGGCGAGGCGTTCTTCACCTCGCTGGGCTTCGAGCCGCTCCCGAAGACGTTCTGGGAGCGCTCGCAGTTCACGAAGCCGCGCGACCGCGACGTGGTGTGCCACGCCAGCGCCTGGGACGTGACCTACTCCGCCGACCTGCGCATCAAGATGTGCATCCGGCCGACCGAGGAGGACCTCGTCACCATCCACCACGAGCTGGGGCACAACTTCTACCAGCGCGCCTACGTGCACCTGCCGGTGCTGTTCCAGAACGGCGCGAACGACGGCTTCCACGAGGCCATCGGCGACGCCATCGCGCTGTCCATCACCCCCGGCTACCTGAAGCAGGTCGGCCTGATCCAGACCGTGCCGAAGGACGAGAAGGGCGTGGTGAACGTGCAGATGAAGCGGGCGCTCGAGAAGGTCGCGTTCCTGCCGTTCGGCAAGCTCATCGACCAGTGGCGCTGGGACGTGTTCTCCGGCAAGACGCCGCCGTCGCGCTACAACGCCGCCTGGTGGGAGCTGCGCCGCAAGTACCAGGGCGTGGACGCGCCGGTCTCGCGCAGCGAGGCGGACTTCGACCCGGGCGCGAAGTACCACGTGCCCGCGAACGTGCCCTACACGCGCTACTTCCTCGCGCACGTGTACCAGTTCCAGTTCCACAAGGCGCTGTGCGAGGCCGCCGGCTGGAAGGGCCCGCTGCACGAGTGCTCGATCTACGGCTCGAAGGCGGCCGGCAAGAAGCTCGAGGCCATGCTGGCCATGGGCGCGTCGAAGCCGTGGCCGGACGCGTACGAGGCGCTGACCGGCTCGCGCCAGGCGGACGCGTCGGCGATGCTCGAGTACTTCGCGCCGCTGCGCGCCTGGCTGCGCAAGCAGACCGCCGGCCAGTCCTGCGGCTGGTAG
- a CDS encoding HIT family protein produces MSTAEPCTACELLLGRGRVPGGLLRREGGFALHALADASPIPGWLVLTSERHARAWYDLAPAELAALGPLAARVMNAQRAVLGAEHVYAFAIGDALRHFHLHLVPRAASTPERLRGRRCFEGRPEDMLGEDALAAAARAVAAAL; encoded by the coding sequence ATGTCCACCGCCGAGCCGTGCACTGCTTGTGAACTCCTCCTGGGCCGCGGCCGCGTGCCCGGCGGGCTGCTGCGCCGCGAGGGCGGCTTCGCGCTGCACGCGCTCGCCGACGCGTCGCCCATCCCCGGCTGGCTGGTGCTCACCAGCGAGCGCCACGCGCGCGCCTGGTACGACCTCGCGCCCGCCGAGCTCGCCGCCCTCGGGCCGCTCGCCGCGCGGGTGATGAACGCGCAGCGCGCCGTCCTCGGCGCCGAGCACGTGTACGCGTTCGCGATCGGCGACGCGCTCCGCCACTTCCACCTGCACCTCGTCCCGCGCGCCGCCTCCACCCCGGAGCGCCTGCGCGGCCGCCGCTGCTTCGAGGGCCGGCCGGAGGACATGCTGGGCGAGGACGCGCTGGCCGCCGCGGCGCGCGCGGTGGCCGCCGCGCTGTGA
- a CDS encoding NAD-dependent epimerase/dehydratase family protein — protein MHVLVAGCGWLGSAIARRLLFEGRRVTGIRRDPARAAALAATGIAPLALDLAAPGAEERLPAVDAVVACQSATSDTPEAYRAAYLDANRALLAHARRCGARLVYTGSTGVLGQSDGLDVDESSPPMPLGPTAEVLAEAERAIQAAGAAGLQACVVRLSGLYGPGRAGIVERVRSGRLALGAGEQAWMNFCHLDDAVSFVLAAIARGAPGAVYHGSDAAPARRREVVRWIADRIGVEPARATVAPPGPDRRVLSERTRAALGVTLAYPSFREGLLPLVPEARRS, from the coding sequence ATGCACGTGCTGGTGGCGGGGTGCGGCTGGCTCGGCTCGGCGATCGCGAGGCGGCTGCTGTTCGAGGGAAGGCGCGTGACGGGGATCCGCCGCGACCCGGCCCGGGCGGCGGCGCTGGCCGCGACCGGCATCGCGCCGCTCGCCCTGGATCTCGCCGCGCCCGGCGCGGAGGAGCGGCTCCCGGCGGTGGACGCGGTGGTCGCCTGCCAGTCGGCGACCTCCGACACGCCCGAGGCGTACCGCGCCGCCTACCTGGACGCGAACCGGGCGCTGCTCGCCCACGCCCGCCGCTGCGGCGCGCGGCTCGTCTACACCGGCTCGACCGGCGTGCTCGGCCAGAGCGACGGCCTGGACGTGGACGAGTCCAGCCCGCCGATGCCGCTCGGCCCGACGGCCGAGGTGCTGGCGGAGGCGGAGCGGGCCATCCAGGCGGCGGGCGCGGCGGGGCTCCAGGCGTGCGTGGTGCGCCTGTCCGGCCTGTACGGGCCCGGCCGGGCCGGCATCGTGGAGCGGGTGCGGAGCGGGCGCCTCGCGCTCGGGGCGGGGGAGCAGGCCTGGATGAACTTCTGCCACCTCGACGACGCGGTGTCGTTCGTGCTCGCCGCCATCGCCCGCGGCGCGCCGGGGGCGGTCTACCACGGCAGCGACGCGGCGCCGGCGCGGCGGCGCGAGGTGGTGCGCTGGATCGCGGACCGGATCGGCGTCGAGCCGGCCCGCGCCACGGTGGCGCCGCCGGGCCCGGACCGGCGCGTCCTCTCCGAGCGGACGCGCGCCGCGCTCGGCGTGACGCTCGCCTACCCGAGCTTCCGGGAGGGGCTCCTCCCGCTCGTGCCCGAGGCGCGGCGATCCTGA
- a CDS encoding aldo/keto reductase, translating to MAGAWTIRSTVELRGGVRMPVLGLGVWQSPPGDETRNAVLAALRLGYRLVDTARAYRNEEDVGAAIRESGVPRDEVFVTTKLWNSDHGYDSTLRACDESLRRLGLDRLDLYLIHWPVPKLRGETWRAMERLLADGKARAIGVSNYTVRHLDELLASANEPPSVNQVELHPFLLQRELVDHCKAKGIQVEAYGPLVRGHKMENPVLQRVAHRVGRTPAQVLVRWGIEHGLVTIPKSVHEHRIRENADVFGFSLSPADLAALDGLDEGYRTSWDPTDAP from the coding sequence ATGGCCGGCGCCTGGACGATCCGATCGACCGTGGAGCTTCGCGGCGGCGTGCGCATGCCCGTCCTCGGGCTGGGCGTGTGGCAGTCGCCGCCCGGCGACGAGACGCGCAACGCGGTGCTCGCCGCGCTGCGGCTCGGGTACCGGCTGGTGGACACCGCCCGCGCCTACCGGAACGAGGAGGACGTGGGCGCGGCCATCCGCGAGAGCGGCGTGCCCCGCGACGAGGTCTTCGTCACCACCAAGCTCTGGAACTCCGACCACGGCTACGACTCGACCCTGCGCGCCTGCGACGAGAGCCTGCGCCGGCTCGGGCTCGACCGGCTCGACCTGTACCTCATCCACTGGCCGGTCCCGAAGCTGCGCGGCGAGACGTGGCGGGCCATGGAGCGGCTCCTCGCCGACGGGAAGGCCCGGGCCATCGGCGTGTCGAACTACACGGTGCGTCACCTGGACGAGCTGCTGGCCTCGGCGAACGAGCCGCCCTCGGTGAACCAGGTCGAGCTGCACCCGTTCCTGCTCCAGCGCGAGCTGGTGGACCACTGCAAGGCGAAGGGCATCCAGGTGGAGGCGTACGGGCCGCTGGTGCGCGGGCACAAGATGGAGAACCCGGTGCTGCAGCGGGTCGCGCACCGGGTCGGGCGCACGCCGGCGCAGGTGCTCGTCCGCTGGGGCATCGAGCACGGCCTGGTGACCATCCCGAAGTCGGTGCACGAGCACCGGATCCGCGAGAACGCCGACGTGTTCGGGTTCTCGCTGTCGCCGGCGGACCTCGCCGCGCTCGACGGGCTCGACGAGGGCTACCGGACGAGCTGGGACCCCACCGACGCGCCCTGA
- the pgm gene encoding phosphoglucomutase (alpha-D-glucose-1,6-bisphosphate-dependent), with protein sequence MAHPLAGKPAPRDALVDVPDLLRRYASDAPDPSVPAQRVAFGTSGHRGSSLRRSFNEAHILAVTQAVCEHRARAGVTGPLFLGRDTHALSEPAERTALEVLAANGVEVVLSQGGAPVPTPVISHAILTANRGRTAGLADGIVITPSHNPPEDGGIKYNPPDGGPADTAVTAAIEARANALLADGNREVRRVPWERARRAATVRERDYVRPYVQDLAAAVDLDAARGAPLRVGVDPLGGSNAHYWGAIAEAYGLDLVVTNPVVDPTFGFMPLDHDGKIRMDCSSPYAMANLVALKDRFDLAFGNDADSDRHGIVTPSGGLMNPNHYLAVAIDWLFAHRDGWPAAAGVGKTLVSSALIDRVARRLGRRLVEVPVGFKWFVPGLLDGSLGFGGEESAGATFLRRDGSPWTTDKDGIVMDLLAVEIRARSGRDPAERYRALAADLGAPVYARVDAPATPAEKAILGRLSPEAVAATTLAGDAITARLTRAPGNGAAIGGLKVTTEQGWFAARPSGTEDVYKIYAESFRDAAHLERILEEARAIVAAALRA encoded by the coding sequence ATGGCACATCCCCTCGCCGGAAAGCCCGCGCCGCGCGACGCGCTGGTGGACGTCCCCGACCTGCTCCGCCGCTACGCCTCGGACGCGCCCGACCCGTCCGTCCCCGCCCAGCGGGTCGCGTTCGGCACCTCGGGCCACCGCGGCTCCTCGCTGCGCCGGAGCTTCAACGAGGCGCACATCCTCGCGGTGACGCAGGCCGTCTGCGAGCACCGCGCCCGCGCCGGGGTGACCGGTCCCCTGTTCCTGGGGCGCGACACGCACGCGCTGTCCGAGCCGGCGGAGCGCACCGCGCTGGAGGTGCTCGCCGCGAACGGCGTCGAGGTGGTGCTCTCGCAGGGCGGGGCGCCCGTCCCCACCCCGGTCATCTCGCACGCCATCCTCACGGCGAACCGCGGGCGGACCGCGGGGCTGGCGGACGGGATCGTGATCACGCCGTCGCACAACCCGCCCGAGGACGGCGGCATCAAGTACAACCCGCCCGACGGCGGCCCGGCGGACACCGCCGTGACCGCGGCCATCGAGGCGCGCGCGAACGCGCTGCTCGCGGACGGCAACCGCGAGGTGCGGCGCGTCCCGTGGGAGCGGGCGCGGCGGGCCGCCACGGTGCGCGAGCGCGACTACGTGCGGCCGTACGTGCAGGACCTCGCCGCGGCGGTGGACCTGGACGCCGCGCGCGGCGCGCCGCTCCGGGTGGGCGTGGATCCGCTGGGCGGCTCGAACGCGCACTACTGGGGCGCCATCGCCGAGGCCTACGGGCTCGACCTCGTGGTGACGAACCCGGTGGTGGACCCGACGTTCGGCTTCATGCCGCTCGACCACGACGGGAAGATCCGCATGGACTGCTCGTCGCCGTACGCCATGGCCAACCTGGTCGCGCTGAAGGACCGGTTCGACCTCGCCTTCGGCAACGACGCCGACTCCGACCGCCACGGCATCGTGACGCCGTCCGGCGGCCTGATGAACCCGAACCACTACCTGGCGGTCGCGATCGACTGGCTGTTCGCGCACCGCGACGGGTGGCCGGCGGCGGCGGGCGTGGGCAAGACGCTGGTCTCGTCGGCGCTCATCGACCGGGTCGCGCGGCGGCTCGGGCGGCGGCTGGTGGAGGTCCCGGTCGGCTTCAAGTGGTTCGTGCCGGGCCTGCTCGACGGCAGCCTGGGCTTCGGCGGGGAGGAGAGCGCCGGGGCGACGTTCCTGCGGCGCGACGGGAGCCCCTGGACGACCGACAAGGACGGGATCGTGATGGACCTGCTGGCGGTGGAGATCCGCGCCCGCAGCGGGCGCGATCCCGCCGAGCGGTACCGCGCGCTCGCCGCCGACCTCGGCGCGCCGGTCTACGCGCGCGTGGACGCGCCGGCGACGCCCGCCGAGAAGGCCATCCTGGGCAGGCTCTCGCCGGAGGCGGTCGCGGCCACCACGCTCGCCGGCGACGCCATCACCGCGCGGCTGACGCGCGCCCCGGGGAACGGCGCGGCCATCGGCGGGCTCAAGGTGACGACGGAGCAGGGCTGGTTCGCGGCGCGGCCGTCCGGCACCGAGGACGTCTACAAGATCTACGCGGAGAGCTTCCGCGACGCGGCCCACCTCGAGCGCATCCTGGAGGAGGCGAGGGCGATCGTGGCCGCCGCGCTGCGCGCGTGA
- a CDS encoding phosphodiester glycosidase family protein — protein MPALALAALLALGAAPTAAPAGFQALEPGLELGQFDGPPGVAGDGKIVVVRIDPARFELRLLNASAPSHGGLLTARAWAERAGASAAINASMYQEDFRTSVSLMRTREHVNQRRVSRDRTVLAFDPLERGLPAVRMIDRDCEDLDGALRGYGAAVQSIRMVSCQRKNVWAPSARRTSAAAVGVDGKGRVLFIHARSAWPVHELVNALLALPLDLRQAMYVEGGPEAQLFVRGGGRELERVGAFEAAPAADNRDAWPVPNVIAAVRRR, from the coding sequence ATGCCCGCGCTCGCCCTCGCCGCCCTCCTCGCGCTCGGCGCCGCCCCGACCGCCGCCCCGGCCGGCTTCCAGGCGCTCGAGCCCGGGCTGGAGCTGGGCCAGTTCGACGGCCCGCCCGGCGTCGCGGGCGACGGGAAGATCGTGGTGGTGCGCATCGACCCGGCCCGCTTCGAGCTGCGGCTCCTGAACGCCTCCGCGCCCAGCCACGGCGGGCTGCTCACCGCGCGCGCCTGGGCGGAGCGGGCCGGCGCGTCGGCCGCGATCAACGCGAGCATGTACCAGGAGGACTTCCGCACCAGCGTCTCGCTCATGCGGACCCGCGAGCACGTGAACCAGCGGCGCGTCTCGCGCGACCGCACCGTGCTCGCGTTCGACCCGCTGGAGCGCGGCCTCCCCGCGGTGCGGATGATCGACCGCGACTGCGAAGACCTCGACGGCGCCCTGCGCGGCTACGGCGCGGCGGTGCAGTCGATCCGGATGGTCTCCTGCCAGCGCAAGAACGTCTGGGCCCCGTCGGCGCGCCGGACCTCCGCCGCGGCCGTCGGCGTGGACGGCAAGGGGCGCGTGCTGTTCATCCACGCGCGGAGCGCCTGGCCGGTGCACGAGCTGGTCAACGCGCTGCTCGCGCTGCCGCTCGACCTGCGGCAGGCGATGTACGTCGAGGGCGGCCCGGAGGCGCAGCTGTTCGTGCGCGGCGGCGGGCGCGAGCTGGAGCGGGTGGGCGCGTTCGAGGCGGCGCCGGCGGCCGACAACCGAGACGCCTGGCCGGTGCCGAACGTGATCGCGGCCGTGCGCCGGCGCTAG
- a CDS encoding glycosyl hydrolase family 8, with product MRPTARNLAPLLAVLCAPPALLAGCGHAEPRPRAAAQDRDGLSALWSYYRYTHVQGGRVAALDEGGVTTSEGQGYAMLRAVWMDDRATLDAVWRWTRENLAVREDRLLAWRWLDGKVKDRNAATDADQDVALALVLASRRFGDPRYLEAARPLLADIWAREVIRAGGRWLPTGGNWAPAERYPTLHVAYLAPYAYQVFADVDPERPWAELVESSYQVLRFLMIEKGLALPPERIWVDPRTGELLLARPGGQPDAFGYDAVPVYWRVALDARWFGRRGEAELRARLLRFPAEAFRDEGRLRERYTTSGRPLSELDGLPHLASVQALAQLEDPELARAMRASKLDALFDRALSGEATPYYLHNWLWFGRALEAGLLRRFDEPLAFLSSLDWGAFRDRFPLLPVALAVVLAPLARRLWPARAALVALALGLSIRYLAWRAGSTLNFVEPLGPALSLALLAAEAYALSTVALLVVQVGLRHRARPPEPPLGAGEPHPSVDVMVPIYSEPLDILDKTLAACAALRYPRKTIVVCDDSHREEVARLAAEHGARYLAGPRRHAKAGNLNAALARTDGELVVVFDTDHVPTAAFLERTVPCFRDPRLGVVQTPHHFYNPDVFQRALGAPASVPNEADLFNHAIQGGRDRWGGAFFVGSGAVFRREALASVGGFHLLSITEDIHTSQKLHAGGWRTRFVDEDLAAGLSAEDLASYVVQRRRWMLGCLQIFFRDNPLLQRGLPLRHRLGYLASLWYFFFPLARLVFFATPLAYLLFHLHPLFAELPVLLAYLVPHLVAAPLAASALVPGWPRLLWGGLYEGAVAFPLARATLDLLLPRRLGFKVTPKGVRSERRRFDLRTSAFTLAAAAVGLLAIAKGAAELWAFGIEVEAYAFNLAWAGANLVSVLLALLVAWERPQRREDERIRRRVPVRLEAPGLSLEASTLDLARGGAAVALPPGAALPAEVEVTFDGPEGLRLRARVAYVEPVDGAPRAGLAFQGVGAAEARALVRIAFSADGAHAGAHDGRSRWQAAMAWHLLAGLWRAVRPLRPRRRLGARRRTLRPLRLCGAGRACRALAVDASAGGLGLVAAGARGAIPAPGTALALLAPEGIGWARVVHARRILPGLWRLGLALQAEPVPGAEPHAYLAA from the coding sequence ATGCGGCCGACCGCGCGGAACCTCGCCCCCCTGCTCGCCGTCCTGTGCGCCCCGCCCGCCCTGCTCGCGGGGTGCGGCCACGCGGAGCCGCGCCCGCGGGCGGCCGCGCAGGACCGCGACGGGCTCTCCGCCCTGTGGAGCTACTACCGGTACACCCACGTGCAGGGCGGACGGGTGGCGGCGCTCGACGAGGGCGGCGTCACCACCTCGGAGGGCCAGGGCTACGCCATGCTCCGCGCGGTGTGGATGGACGACCGCGCCACGCTGGACGCGGTCTGGCGCTGGACGCGCGAGAACCTGGCGGTGCGCGAGGATCGGCTGCTGGCGTGGCGCTGGCTGGACGGCAAGGTCAAGGACCGCAACGCCGCCACCGACGCGGACCAGGACGTGGCCCTCGCGCTGGTGCTCGCGTCCCGCCGCTTCGGCGACCCGCGCTACCTCGAGGCGGCGCGCCCGCTGCTCGCCGACATCTGGGCGCGCGAGGTGATCCGCGCCGGCGGCCGCTGGCTCCCCACCGGCGGCAACTGGGCGCCCGCGGAGCGCTACCCCACCCTCCACGTCGCCTACCTCGCGCCGTACGCCTACCAGGTGTTCGCCGACGTCGATCCGGAGCGGCCCTGGGCCGAGCTGGTCGAGTCGAGCTACCAGGTGCTGCGGTTCCTGATGATCGAGAAGGGCCTGGCGCTCCCGCCCGAGCGCATCTGGGTGGACCCGCGCACCGGCGAGCTGCTGCTGGCGCGCCCGGGCGGGCAGCCGGACGCGTTCGGCTACGACGCGGTGCCCGTCTACTGGCGCGTGGCGCTCGACGCGCGCTGGTTCGGGCGGCGAGGCGAGGCGGAGCTGCGCGCCCGGCTGCTCCGCTTCCCGGCCGAGGCGTTCCGCGACGAGGGGCGCCTGCGCGAGCGGTACACGACCTCGGGCCGCCCCCTCTCCGAGCTGGACGGGCTCCCCCACCTCGCCTCGGTGCAGGCGCTCGCGCAGCTCGAGGATCCCGAGCTGGCGCGCGCCATGCGGGCGTCGAAGCTGGACGCGCTGTTCGACCGGGCCCTCTCCGGCGAGGCGACGCCCTACTACCTCCACAACTGGCTCTGGTTCGGGCGCGCCCTGGAGGCCGGGCTCCTGCGCCGCTTCGACGAGCCGCTCGCGTTCCTCTCCTCGCTGGACTGGGGCGCGTTCCGCGACCGCTTCCCGCTGCTCCCGGTCGCGCTGGCGGTCGTGCTCGCGCCGCTCGCGCGGCGGCTCTGGCCGGCGCGGGCGGCGCTGGTGGCGCTCGCGCTCGGCCTGTCGATCCGGTACCTCGCCTGGCGCGCCGGCTCGACGCTCAACTTCGTCGAGCCGCTCGGCCCCGCCCTCTCGCTGGCGCTCCTCGCCGCGGAGGCGTACGCGCTCTCCACCGTCGCGCTCCTCGTGGTGCAGGTCGGGCTCCGCCACCGCGCCCGCCCGCCCGAGCCGCCGCTCGGGGCCGGCGAGCCGCACCCGTCGGTGGACGTGATGGTGCCCATCTACTCCGAGCCGCTCGACATCCTCGACAAGACGCTCGCCGCCTGCGCCGCCCTGCGCTACCCGCGGAAGACCATCGTGGTCTGCGACGACTCGCACCGCGAGGAGGTGGCCCGGCTCGCGGCCGAGCACGGCGCCCGCTACCTGGCCGGCCCGCGCCGGCACGCCAAGGCCGGCAACCTGAACGCCGCGCTGGCCCGGACCGACGGCGAGCTGGTGGTGGTGTTCGACACCGACCACGTGCCCACCGCCGCGTTCCTGGAGCGGACCGTGCCGTGCTTCCGCGACCCGCGGCTCGGCGTGGTCCAGACCCCGCACCACTTCTACAACCCCGACGTCTTCCAGCGCGCGCTCGGCGCGCCGGCCTCGGTGCCGAACGAGGCGGACCTGTTCAACCACGCCATCCAGGGCGGGCGGGACCGCTGGGGCGGGGCGTTCTTCGTGGGCAGCGGCGCGGTGTTCCGCCGCGAGGCGCTCGCCTCGGTGGGCGGCTTCCACCTGCTCTCCATCACCGAGGACATCCACACCAGCCAGAAGCTGCACGCGGGGGGCTGGCGCACGCGCTTCGTGGACGAGGACCTCGCCGCCGGGCTCTCCGCCGAGGACCTGGCGAGCTACGTGGTGCAGCGGCGGCGCTGGATGCTCGGCTGCCTGCAGATCTTCTTCCGCGACAACCCGCTGCTCCAGCGCGGGCTGCCGCTGCGCCACCGCCTCGGCTACCTCGCCTCGCTCTGGTACTTCTTCTTCCCGCTGGCCCGGCTGGTGTTCTTCGCCACGCCGCTCGCGTACCTCCTGTTCCACCTGCACCCGCTGTTCGCCGAGCTGCCGGTGCTGCTCGCCTACCTCGTCCCGCACCTGGTCGCCGCGCCGCTCGCGGCGTCCGCGCTGGTGCCGGGCTGGCCGCGGCTGCTCTGGGGCGGCCTGTACGAGGGCGCGGTGGCGTTCCCGCTGGCGCGCGCCACGCTCGACCTGCTCCTGCCGAGGCGGCTCGGCTTCAAGGTGACGCCCAAGGGCGTGCGCTCCGAGCGGCGCCGCTTCGACCTGCGCACCTCGGCGTTCACGCTCGCCGCCGCGGCGGTCGGGCTCCTCGCCATCGCCAAGGGCGCGGCGGAGCTGTGGGCGTTCGGCATCGAGGTCGAGGCGTACGCGTTCAACCTGGCCTGGGCGGGCGCGAACCTGGTCTCGGTGCTGCTCGCGCTGCTCGTCGCCTGGGAGCGCCCGCAGCGGCGCGAGGACGAGCGGATCCGGCGGCGCGTGCCGGTGCGGCTGGAGGCGCCGGGGCTGTCGCTCGAGGCGAGCACGCTCGACCTCGCCCGCGGCGGGGCCGCGGTGGCGCTGCCGCCCGGCGCCGCGCTGCCGGCCGAGGTCGAGGTGACGTTCGACGGGCCCGAGGGGCTCCGCCTCCGCGCGCGCGTCGCCTACGTCGAGCCGGTGGACGGGGCGCCGCGCGCCGGGCTCGCGTTCCAGGGCGTCGGCGCGGCCGAGGCGCGCGCGCTGGTCCGGATCGCGTTCTCGGCCGACGGGGCGCACGCGGGCGCGCACGACGGGCGCAGCCGGTGGCAGGCGGCCATGGCCTGGCACCTGCTCGCCGGGCTGTGGCGGGCGGTCCGGCCGCTCCGCCCGCGGCGGCGCCTCGGGGCGCGGCGCCGGACGCTGCGCCCGCTCCGGCTGTGCGGCGCGGGGCGCGCCTGCCGGGCCCTCGCGGTGGACGCGTCGGCGGGGGGGCTGGGGCTCGTCGCGGCCGGCGCGAGGGGTGCGATCCCCGCGCCGGGCACGGCGCTGGC